Proteins encoded within one genomic window of Tolypothrix bouteillei VB521301:
- a CDS encoding beta/gamma crystallin-related protein — protein sequence MKDNQHEQLFQELGNEVAAICTGGAAYLYKDDGYRGGMLTFTEGTDDLHWYGFNDETSSIQITGTTPWIFYEDTYNRGKAVVLNPGSYNKYQLAQMGIKNDSISSLIRADLDPTRILV from the coding sequence ATGAAAGACAATCAACACGAACAATTGTTTCAGGAACTTGGCAATGAGGTGGCTGCTATCTGTACTGGAGGTGCAGCATATTTATACAAGGATGATGGATATAGAGGGGGGATGCTAACATTTACTGAAGGTACTGACGACCTTCATTGGTATGGTTTCAACGACGAAACCTCATCTATTCAGATTACAGGGACTACTCCTTGGATATTTTATGAAGACACATACAACAGAGGTAAAGCTGTAGTACTCAACCCTGGTTCCTATAACAAATACCAATTAGCACAAATGGGAATCAAAAATGACTCGATTAGTTCTCTCATTCGAGCCGATCTCGATCCGACCCGAATACTCGTTTAG
- the psb34 gene encoding photosystem II assembly protein Psb34 has translation MYTTVNEDGILNNYPTETKMQFAEYPAIWEQRQYLIQGVFATLLVATLVLVAFTAS, from the coding sequence ATGTACACCACTGTTAACGAAGATGGCATCCTCAACAACTATCCAACCGAAACAAAAATGCAGTTTGCTGAATACCCTGCAATTTGGGAACAGCGTCAATATCTTATCCAAGGCGTGTTTGCTACATTACTTGTCGCTACTCTCGTTCTGGTTGCTTTTACTGCTAGTTAA
- a CDS encoding CVNH domain-containing protein, translating into MSDSTGVKTILILAAIPHGLRLDREIRSIEEAIRRATKRNLFKVTLRTAVRPQDIRRALAEEKPQIVHFCGHGLEDGSLLLEDDAEENKPVPAEGLASLFQLHANYVECVLLNACHSVKPATAIGEYINYAIGMNQPIGDKAAIAFAIGFYDGLGYATSDNLDVFQRAFEEGKVAVQLEHTSSGQIPVLKTKTKDKPVQLAPSSYQESCENMSVAGDILTAYCRRMDGTYNHTSILIRGICNDNGVLRYDSDPTTNSSYQESCENITIAGDILTAYCRRMDGTYNYTSIAIRGISNDNGVLRYS; encoded by the coding sequence ATGAGTGACAGCACGGGTGTGAAAACAATCCTAATTCTGGCTGCAATTCCTCATGGATTGCGTTTGGATCGAGAAATTCGCTCAATTGAAGAAGCTATTCGCCGCGCTACAAAACGGAATTTATTTAAGGTTACGCTCAGAACTGCTGTCCGCCCTCAGGATATTCGCCGTGCTCTTGCAGAGGAAAAGCCCCAAATTGTTCACTTTTGCGGACACGGGCTAGAAGATGGTAGCTTGCTGTTAGAAGACGATGCGGAAGAAAATAAGCCAGTCCCCGCAGAAGGACTGGCATCATTGTTTCAATTGCACGCAAATTATGTAGAATGCGTGTTACTTAACGCCTGTCATTCTGTCAAGCCAGCGACTGCAATTGGTGAATACATTAATTATGCGATTGGAATGAATCAGCCGATTGGGGACAAAGCTGCGATCGCATTTGCAATTGGTTTTTACGATGGATTGGGCTACGCCACTTCAGATAATCTTGATGTGTTTCAAAGGGCTTTTGAGGAAGGTAAGGTTGCGGTTCAACTAGAACATACTTCTTCCGGGCAAATTCCAGTTCTTAAAACAAAAACTAAAGATAAACCCGTACAGCTTGCTCCTAGCAGTTATCAAGAGTCCTGTGAAAATATGAGCGTTGCTGGAGATATCTTAACAGCATATTGTCGCAGAATGGATGGTACATATAACCATACATCAATTTTGATTCGGGGAATCTGCAACGATAATGGAGTTTTGCGCTATGATAGCGACCCTACAACCAATAGTAGTTATCAAGAGTCCTGTGAGAACATAACTATTGCTGGAGATATCTTAACAGCATATTGTCGCAGAATGGATGGCACGTATAACTATACATCAATTGCGATTCGGGGAATTTCTAATGATAATGGAGTTTTGCGATATTCTTAA
- the bla gene encoding class A beta-lactamase: MFIKSVSVFVHRFLLSLAVMLLVSVLLPLQARESFVTTAQMNTTLLNTIDVSAAQGNVGIGVLDLNTGKSWFRNGKQRFPMQSVYKVPIAIAVLKRVDEGKLGLNQSVTVTRQDFAPGWSPMAQEFKGNSQKFTVQDLLERSVGISDNTAADVLVRLVGGTGQVNAILSRLKIRDVRVDRLERQLQSDCVGLTKFRPELADEKKWSEAVQKIPDSVKKSAIEKYLTDPRDTATPEGIIDLLVKLQSNQLLSKKSTALLLKIMTDSPTGAKRLKAGLPNNWSIAHKTGSGPDVLGIGTATNDVGVISSSNGKRVAIAVFIAGSKAPVEAREKVMSDVASAVVKAVE; encoded by the coding sequence ATGTTTATAAAGTCTGTTTCAGTTTTTGTACATCGTTTTTTACTTTCTTTAGCAGTAATGCTGCTAGTGTCCGTGTTGTTACCACTTCAAGCGCGGGAATCTTTTGTCACTACAGCACAGATGAATACGACATTGTTAAATACTATTGATGTCTCAGCCGCTCAAGGTAATGTTGGGATTGGGGTTTTAGACCTAAACACTGGTAAAAGTTGGTTTCGTAATGGCAAGCAGCGCTTTCCCATGCAAAGTGTTTACAAAGTGCCGATCGCAATTGCTGTTTTAAAGCGAGTGGATGAGGGTAAGCTTGGGCTCAACCAATCCGTGACTGTGACCCGTCAGGATTTTGCACCAGGATGGAGTCCAATGGCTCAAGAGTTTAAAGGTAACAGCCAAAAATTTACGGTTCAAGACCTTCTCGAACGTTCTGTTGGAATAAGTGACAATACGGCTGCTGACGTTTTGGTGCGATTGGTGGGTGGAACCGGACAAGTTAACGCGATTTTAAGTAGGCTGAAAATTCGTGATGTCCGTGTAGATAGATTAGAGAGGCAATTACAGTCTGATTGTGTGGGGCTGACCAAGTTTCGCCCGGAATTGGCTGATGAAAAAAAATGGTCTGAAGCTGTACAAAAAATTCCAGATAGTGTTAAGAAATCGGCAATAGAAAAATATCTTACAGATCCGCGAGACACTGCCACTCCTGAAGGGATAATTGATCTTTTGGTTAAGTTACAATCCAATCAGTTATTATCTAAAAAATCGACTGCTTTATTACTTAAAATAATGACTGATTCTCCAACAGGTGCAAAGCGTCTGAAAGCAGGGCTACCTAATAACTGGTCTATTGCACACAAAACTGGTAGCGGTCCTGATGTTTTGGGAATTGGAACTGCGACCAATGATGTTGGTGTCATCAGTTCGTCAAATGGAAAACGAGTGGCGATCGCTGTATTTATAGCTGGTTCTAAAGCCCCTGTAGAAGCTCGGGAAAAAGTGATGTCTGACGTTGCTTCAGCAGTTGTAAAAGCAGTGGAGTAA
- a CDS encoding pyridoxal phosphate-dependent decarboxylase family protein, producing MRKLLETTSNLAIRYLESLENRKVAPSADAIAKLIQFDEPLPEDSADPELILQLLDELGSPGTMAMAGSRFFGFVTGGSFPVTLAANWLAGAWDQNSGLAHITPATAFLEQVALYWLLDLLHLPPECGGAFVTGATVANFTALAAARHAVLEQVGWNVEADGLFGAPPITVVVGEEVHPSLLKALGLLGLGRNRVVKVPADSQGRMRPEAIPSVTSPAIVCTQVGNVNTGACDPVGEICERTRKSGVWVHVDGAFGLWAAASPSLAHLTAGVEQADSWATDAHKWLNVPYDSGVAFVRNADMLRAAMAVSASYLPTVSDRRNPSDYTPEFSRRARGVEVWAALRSLGRSGVADLVERTCHHARHFAREIQAAGYQILNDVVLNQVLVSFGDAETTLRAIAEIQADGTCWCGSTVWQGHTAMRISVSSWATTDADVERSVAAILRIAKK from the coding sequence ATGCGGAAACTTTTGGAAACAACTTCTAACCTTGCAATTCGTTATCTTGAATCCTTAGAAAACCGTAAAGTTGCTCCATCAGCAGACGCGATCGCTAAGCTGATTCAGTTTGATGAGCCACTACCTGAAGATTCTGCCGATCCAGAACTCATTTTACAGTTACTTGATGAACTTGGTTCCCCTGGAACGATGGCAATGGCGGGTTCTCGTTTTTTTGGCTTTGTGACAGGAGGTTCTTTCCCCGTAACGCTAGCAGCCAACTGGTTAGCCGGAGCTTGGGACCAAAATTCCGGGCTAGCTCACATTACACCTGCAACTGCCTTTTTGGAACAGGTTGCTCTATACTGGCTTCTGGATTTATTACACTTACCTCCTGAGTGTGGTGGAGCATTCGTTACGGGAGCAACTGTTGCCAACTTTACAGCGCTCGCTGCTGCTCGTCACGCTGTCCTCGAACAGGTAGGTTGGAATGTAGAAGCGGATGGGTTGTTTGGCGCACCACCCATTACAGTTGTCGTTGGCGAAGAAGTGCATCCGAGTTTGCTCAAAGCATTGGGATTGTTGGGATTGGGTCGCAATCGAGTGGTCAAGGTACCCGCAGACTCTCAAGGGCGGATGCGTCCGGAAGCAATCCCATCCGTCACGAGTCCCGCGATCGTTTGTACCCAAGTTGGAAACGTCAACACGGGTGCATGCGATCCCGTAGGGGAGATTTGCGAACGTACCCGCAAATCGGGAGTGTGGGTACACGTTGATGGTGCGTTTGGGCTTTGGGCAGCTGCATCTCCCTCTCTAGCTCATCTGACAGCTGGTGTGGAACAAGCAGACTCTTGGGCAACCGATGCTCACAAGTGGTTGAATGTTCCTTATGATAGCGGGGTGGCATTTGTTCGCAATGCAGATATGTTAAGAGCCGCAATGGCGGTTAGTGCTTCGTATTTACCAACTGTAAGCGATCGCCGCAATCCCTCTGACTACACACCAGAATTTTCCAGACGCGCCCGTGGAGTTGAAGTTTGGGCAGCACTGCGATCGCTCGGTCGTTCTGGAGTTGCCGATCTTGTTGAACGGACTTGCCATCATGCGAGACATTTTGCAAGAGAAATTCAAGCAGCTGGATATCAAATTCTTAATGATGTAGTTTTGAATCAAGTTTTGGTATCTTTTGGAGATGCAGAAACGACTCTTCGTGCCATTGCAGAGATTCAAGCAGATGGTACTTGTTGGTGTGGGAGTACTGTTTGGCAGGGACACACAGCCATGCGAATTAGCGTATCATCCTGGGCAACCACTGATGCTGATGTGGAGCGCAGTGTAGCGGCAATATTGCGTATTGCTAAGAAATAG
- a CDS encoding peroxidase family protein, with product MQSIPFQFSHGGYIKEKEVEGTGTRAIDVETDFDYLFPELAKDPNSLLPATNTKDTIAKLKALGDAMIDSTDFSAPLPPQAPISSTIPPVFTYWGQFIDHDITANTDRTAQDLKTDITNEDFKPLPPSTVIEKLKNLRRPTFDLDSVYGDGPTLDPSQKPTEAKNFYQEKDPVKLKVGQATDDPSIPGVKIPPEGDLMRDLPRDENKRAIIGDSRNDENLIVAQFHVAFLRFHNAVVDWVRANEPENAKDNRTLFNRAQQLVRWHYQWLVINDFLKTLTVKGTVDSILTGGLKFYKLRNGELFMPLEFSVAAYRFGHSLIRGAYDHNRNFTDRDTPSRVANSTFDLLFLFTGKGGLGGNPTLPFNWIIEWNRFADKGRASIRGRNSARRIDTRLTKFLSDMQNEIDPAKTQAINDLLKHLAKRNLLRGYFLSIPTGQSLADKLGVKRLTSEELQRRNSPQMNQALAPFLEKTPAWYYILKESEIRANGDSLGEVGSRIVAETFIGLMRNDNNSFLSQDWDPSQGVKLPNGKEIRQIADLLKFAGVMV from the coding sequence ATGCAAAGCATTCCATTTCAATTTAGTCACGGTGGTTATATTAAGGAAAAAGAAGTTGAAGGAACTGGGACGCGGGCGATCGACGTAGAAACCGATTTTGATTACCTTTTTCCAGAACTTGCTAAAGATCCAAACAGCCTACTGCCAGCTACAAATACCAAAGATACAATTGCAAAGCTCAAAGCGTTGGGCGATGCAATGATTGACAGTACAGACTTCAGCGCTCCGCTACCACCACAAGCACCAATTAGCTCAACCATACCTCCAGTCTTTACCTACTGGGGACAATTTATTGACCATGACATCACTGCCAACACAGACCGCACGGCCCAAGATCTAAAAACTGACATTACCAACGAGGATTTCAAACCTTTACCACCCAGTACTGTTATTGAAAAACTCAAAAATTTGCGCCGACCGACATTCGATCTTGACAGTGTTTATGGTGATGGACCAACCCTAGATCCTTCTCAAAAGCCAACAGAAGCAAAGAATTTTTATCAAGAAAAGGACCCAGTCAAACTCAAAGTGGGTCAAGCAACTGACGATCCAAGTATACCTGGAGTTAAAATTCCGCCAGAAGGCGATTTGATGCGCGATCTGCCACGCGATGAGAACAAGAGAGCTATCATTGGTGACAGTCGCAACGATGAGAATCTGATTGTGGCACAGTTCCATGTTGCCTTTCTACGGTTCCACAATGCAGTTGTAGATTGGGTACGAGCTAACGAACCTGAAAATGCTAAAGATAATCGAACTCTTTTTAACCGAGCGCAGCAGTTAGTTCGCTGGCATTACCAATGGCTTGTCATTAATGATTTTCTCAAAACACTCACAGTCAAGGGGACAGTAGACAGCATCCTCACGGGTGGACTGAAATTCTACAAGCTACGCAATGGAGAACTCTTTATGCCCCTTGAATTCTCTGTCGCAGCTTATCGATTTGGTCATAGTTTGATACGTGGTGCGTATGACCACAATCGTAATTTTACAGACAGAGACACTCCATCACGAGTTGCTAATTCAACATTTGATTTGCTCTTCCTGTTTACAGGAAAAGGAGGTTTGGGAGGTAATCCTACTCTACCCTTTAACTGGATTATTGAATGGAACCGCTTTGCTGACAAAGGTAGGGCTTCTATAAGAGGTAGAAATTCAGCACGCAGAATTGATACGCGTTTGACAAAGTTTTTGTCAGATATGCAAAATGAAATCGATCCAGCTAAGACTCAAGCGATCAATGACCTTCTCAAACATCTTGCCAAGCGGAACTTACTGCGCGGATACTTCCTCAGTATTCCTACCGGGCAAAGTCTAGCTGATAAATTGGGTGTGAAAAGATTGACATCTGAAGAACTTCAACGCCGGAATTCACCACAAATGAATCAAGCCCTCGCACCTTTCTTAGAAAAGACTCCAGCATGGTATTACATTCTCAAAGAGTCTGAAATTCGTGCCAATGGCGACTCTTTAGGTGAAGTTGGTAGCCGCATTGTCGCGGAAACCTTCATTGGTCTGATGAGAAACGATAATAACTCTTTTCTGAGTCAAGATTGGGACCCATCCCAAGGTGTCAAACTACCAAATGGTAAAGAAATTCGCCAGATCGCCGATCTTCTAAAGTTTGCAGGAGTGATGGTTTGA
- a CDS encoding RNA-guided endonuclease InsQ/TnpB family protein: MIVREAKLKNGTKEQYLALDEAIRTTQFIRNKAVRFWMDNKGVSKAILYNLCKDLAAEFPFAKKLNSAARQASAERAWAAISTFYSRCKKGSGKKGYPKFKKHCRSVEYKVSGWKLSSDCKSITFTDGFEAGTFSIFCNNETQEDLHRLKINRVRVIRKADGYYAQFCFDADRKETGKYTGNVVGLDLGLKFFTKDQHDNAVIYPQFLRSSEKRLKKAQRRLSKKFVKGAKPQSKNYHRQRKRLGKIHLKIQRQRQDWAIKQARCVVHSNDVVVYEDLKIANMVKNHQLAKSISDAGWYQFTQWLDYYGKIWDKAVVAVSPNYTSQDCSNCGHRVKKSLSTRTHSCPKCKIELCRDTNAALNILQKGMKILGTEWQLNGTSGQEESASCEGKHGEKTASTIEGKLDIASGLL, encoded by the coding sequence ATGATAGTAAGAGAAGCCAAGCTAAAAAACGGAACCAAAGAGCAATACTTAGCCCTTGATGAGGCTATCAGAACAACGCAGTTTATTAGAAATAAAGCTGTACGGTTTTGGATGGACAATAAAGGAGTTAGTAAAGCTATTTTGTACAACTTATGCAAAGATTTGGCAGCAGAGTTTCCTTTCGCAAAGAAGTTAAACTCTGCTGCTAGACAAGCTAGTGCTGAACGGGCTTGGGCTGCTATCTCTACGTTTTATTCACGATGCAAAAAAGGTTCGGGGAAGAAAGGCTATCCAAAATTCAAAAAACATTGCCGCTCGGTAGAGTACAAAGTTTCGGGATGGAAGTTATCAAGTGATTGTAAATCAATCACCTTCACTGACGGCTTTGAGGCTGGAACTTTTTCTATATTTTGCAACAATGAAACTCAAGAAGACTTGCACAGATTAAAGATTAATCGGGTGCGAGTAATTAGAAAAGCAGACGGTTATTATGCTCAGTTTTGCTTTGATGCTGACCGCAAGGAAACAGGAAAATATACGGGTAACGTTGTTGGGTTAGATTTGGGGTTAAAGTTTTTCACCAAAGATCAACACGATAATGCCGTGATATATCCACAATTCTTGCGTTCGTCAGAAAAGCGATTAAAGAAAGCCCAACGCCGTCTGAGTAAGAAATTCGTCAAGGGTGCTAAACCCCAATCAAAAAACTATCACAGACAAAGGAAAAGACTGGGTAAAATCCATCTAAAAATTCAGAGGCAGCGTCAAGACTGGGCAATTAAGCAAGCTCGGTGCGTAGTCCACTCTAACGATGTGGTTGTCTATGAAGATTTAAAGATTGCCAATATGGTAAAAAATCATCAATTGGCTAAGTCCATTTCTGATGCTGGTTGGTATCAATTCACTCAATGGCTAGACTATTATGGCAAGATTTGGGACAAAGCAGTTGTGGCGGTGTCACCTAACTACACATCACAAGATTGTTCTAATTGCGGTCATAGAGTGAAAAAATCTCTCAGTACCAGAACGCATTCCTGTCCTAAGTGCAAAATTGAACTATGCCGAGATACCAATGCGGCTCTGAACATTTTGCAAAAAGGAATGAAGATACTCGGTACTGAGTGGCAACTAAACGGTACTTCTGGGCAAGAAGAATCCGCCTCTTGCGAGGGAAAGCATGGGGAGAAGACCGCCTCTACTATTGAAGGGAAACTCGATATAGCAAGTGGACTTCTGTGA
- a CDS encoding diacylglycerol/lipid kinase family protein gives MKHARLIMNPVSGTDEPNPLKLPDMLAALEAEGIRADLAFTKPDESPAVIAQRVVEEGYYDMVIVGGGDGTVSEVAKGLLHAPIPLGILPIGTYNNIARTLNLPMDFLQACQVLGRGQIKSIDVGQANDEHFFLEAAGVGLDATLFPIGEEIKGGRWGRMLQAFRLAMGYQPQAMNIELDRPIGQARTHPAPTPRFLRRKIASRNEFQIKALLVVIANTPYYGAAFMVAPNAIVDDGLLTVTIYRQFSKWELVRHFWSISRGQYHYNPKIETYQVASVRVSSNSKLPVHLDGHQIGEVPVRLKVLKQALKVFLPDDDTPTYQSEDDANPPVALPVESQKQVDE, from the coding sequence ATGAAACACGCACGTCTAATTATGAATCCAGTGTCTGGAACTGATGAGCCTAATCCCCTGAAATTACCAGATATGCTGGCAGCACTAGAAGCAGAAGGTATTCGGGCGGATCTAGCATTTACCAAACCCGATGAATCTCCGGCGGTCATTGCCCAACGAGTTGTTGAAGAAGGTTACTATGATATGGTCATCGTAGGGGGCGGTGATGGTACGGTCAGCGAAGTCGCAAAAGGATTGCTTCATGCCCCAATTCCACTGGGAATTTTACCTATAGGTACTTATAATAATATTGCTCGAACCCTGAATTTACCAATGGATTTTCTCCAAGCCTGTCAAGTTTTGGGTCGGGGACAAATTAAGAGCATTGATGTTGGACAAGCTAATGACGAGCACTTCTTTTTAGAAGCCGCTGGGGTAGGGCTTGATGCAACTCTATTTCCGATTGGCGAAGAAATCAAGGGTGGAAGATGGGGACGAATGCTTCAAGCTTTTCGCTTAGCCATGGGTTATCAACCGCAAGCTATGAACATTGAGTTAGATCGTCCCATTGGTCAAGCCAGAACTCATCCAGCGCCAACCCCAAGATTTTTAAGACGAAAAATAGCAAGTCGCAACGAATTTCAAATTAAAGCTTTGTTAGTTGTAATTGCAAATACACCTTATTATGGTGCTGCATTTATGGTTGCACCAAATGCGATCGTAGATGATGGTTTGCTCACAGTCACAATTTACCGTCAATTTAGCAAGTGGGAATTGGTTCGTCATTTTTGGTCGATCAGTCGCGGACAGTATCACTACAACCCCAAAATTGAGACTTACCAAGTTGCATCGGTTCGTGTCTCCTCAAATTCCAAATTACCCGTTCATCTTGATGGGCATCAAATTGGTGAAGTTCCGGTAAGGTTGAAAGTACTCAAGCAAGCATTGAAAGTCTTTCTTCCAGATGATGACACGCCAACCTATCAATCTGAAGATGATGCCAATCCACCTGTTGCGCTTCCAGTGGAGTCACAAAAACAAGTGGATGAGTAG
- a CDS encoding RNA-binding S4 domain-containing protein: protein MDTSNSTIELDKFLKLMGVTPTGGQAKLMIQGGDVKVNGSVETRRRRKLVPGDEVMVGGQTLTVNFNNF from the coding sequence ATGGACACAAGCAACAGTACAATTGAATTAGACAAGTTTTTGAAGTTGATGGGTGTCACTCCGACTGGTGGGCAAGCAAAACTGATGATTCAGGGAGGCGATGTCAAAGTCAATGGTTCAGTTGAAACCAGGCGAAGACGGAAATTAGTACCGGGTGATGAAGTGATGGTGGGAGGGCAGACGCTTACAGTAAATTTCA
- a CDS encoding cupin domain-containing protein, with amino-acid sequence MRKLSLILSLAILAFDSVVVNSQETSSPNTYTQSVTREVLADGYPTQDKKQILELVRYTIAPRTKLPTHTHPGMQIERVEAGTLTYTVVQGEARVTKANGTKLLLQKGKTIQLTVGDSLVEPAGMVHYGENQTNKSVILLSASLFNANQPKAILSNPENR; translated from the coding sequence ATGAGAAAACTGTCTCTGATTCTCTCCTTAGCTATCCTAGCTTTTGACAGTGTAGTTGTTAACAGCCAAGAAACCTCCTCACCCAATACTTACACTCAATCTGTCACTCGTGAAGTTTTAGCTGATGGCTATCCGACTCAAGATAAAAAGCAAATTCTTGAGCTTGTACGCTATACAATTGCGCCCAGAACAAAACTCCCTACTCATACTCATCCAGGAATGCAGATTGAACGAGTAGAGGCGGGAACTTTAACTTATACTGTAGTTCAAGGAGAAGCTAGAGTAACGAAAGCTAACGGCACAAAATTGCTTCTTCAAAAAGGGAAAACGATACAGCTAACAGTAGGAGATTCTTTGGTTGAACCTGCCGGAATGGTTCATTATGGAGAAAATCAAACAAACAAATCAGTGATTCTGTTGTCTGCTTCTCTATTTAATGCCAATCAACCAAAAGCTATTTTAAGCAATCCTGAAAACAGATGA
- a CDS encoding FAD-dependent monooxygenase yields MNQVVIVGAGPTGATLALLLVKRGIAVKLIEASRNFQRAFRGEGLMPSGLDALEQMELLSVLESIPHRPLDGWEFSINNRTLFRVNEPLEPGSKPCTLVSQPAFLETLINLASTYPHFEFVRGSTVRDLHWSDKRVSGVKLSDDRSFFADLVIGADGRNSTVRSCAKLELEQQSQSFNILWFKLADSPRFETKNIFYSIVRDKNAFGLFRSSEGNLQVGWALHEGDSQDWKHIDWSVKLASASPPWLAEHFQQNAHTIERPVLLSVVVGRCPRWYVPGLVLLGDAAHPMSPIRAQGINMALRDAIVTANHLVPLLLSKAGDEAIDAALPQIQAERESEIIRAQQLQSEEASLAERLGKSAFLRWGASQFAPVIRNGVRQSWLKRQRELRQGIEQVKLTV; encoded by the coding sequence ATGAATCAAGTTGTCATTGTTGGCGCAGGACCTACTGGTGCAACACTTGCACTCCTTTTAGTAAAACGAGGCATTGCAGTCAAGCTCATTGAAGCATCCCGTAACTTCCAAAGAGCCTTTCGCGGTGAAGGACTGATGCCTAGTGGACTTGATGCCTTAGAACAAATGGAGTTACTATCCGTACTGGAGTCCATTCCCCATCGCCCCTTAGATGGTTGGGAATTCTCCATCAACAACCGCACCCTATTTCGAGTGAATGAACCACTAGAACCTGGTAGTAAGCCTTGTACCCTTGTTTCACAGCCTGCTTTCCTTGAAACATTAATTAATCTTGCCAGCACCTACCCCCATTTTGAATTTGTCCGGGGTTCAACCGTCAGGGATTTACATTGGAGCGACAAACGAGTTTCGGGTGTAAAACTGAGTGACGATCGCTCGTTTTTTGCCGATTTAGTCATTGGAGCAGATGGTCGGAATTCCACCGTTCGCAGTTGCGCCAAATTGGAGCTAGAGCAACAATCTCAAAGCTTTAACATTCTATGGTTTAAATTGGCAGATAGCCCGCGCTTTGAAACCAAAAACATCTTTTATTCAATTGTTCGGGACAAAAACGCATTTGGGTTGTTCCGTTCCTCAGAAGGCAATCTTCAAGTAGGCTGGGCGCTTCACGAAGGTGACTCTCAAGACTGGAAACACATCGATTGGTCTGTCAAGCTTGCTTCCGCATCACCCCCATGGTTGGCAGAGCATTTCCAGCAAAATGCTCACACCATTGAGCGACCCGTGTTGCTATCTGTTGTGGTTGGGCGCTGTCCGCGCTGGTATGTACCGGGATTAGTCCTTTTAGGAGATGCTGCTCATCCCATGTCACCTATCCGCGCCCAAGGAATCAATATGGCATTACGAGATGCGATCGTTACAGCAAATCATCTCGTTCCCCTGTTGCTTTCAAAAGCCGGAGATGAAGCAATTGATGCCGCACTGCCACAGATTCAAGCCGAGCGAGAATCGGAGATTATAAGAGCACAGCAACTTCAAAGTGAGGAAGCATCTCTTGCAGAACGACTGGGGAAAAGTGCATTCTTAAGATGGGGGGCGAGTCAATTTGCTCCTGTTATTCGCAACGGTGTTCGACAGTCTTGGCTCAAGCGACAGCGCGAGTTGCGTCAAGGCATCGAGCAGGTAAAATTAACTGTTTGA
- the vapC gene encoding type II toxin-antitoxin system tRNA(fMet)-specific endonuclease VapC: protein MIYLLDTNACIVYLNRPMSGVRQRLQSVSPQDVAVCSVVKAELFYGAMRSNNPVLTLAKQEAFLNNFVSLPFDDLAATIFSRIRAELTSLGTPIGPYDLQIAAIALGHQLTLVTHNTREFVRVKGLQIEDWEEESQ from the coding sequence GTGATTTATCTGTTAGATACGAATGCTTGCATTGTTTATCTAAATCGCCCTATGTCTGGTGTACGGCAAAGATTACAATCGGTATCACCACAGGATGTGGCAGTGTGTTCAGTTGTGAAAGCTGAACTATTTTATGGTGCGATGAGAAGTAACAATCCCGTACTTACACTTGCTAAACAAGAAGCTTTTTTAAATAATTTTGTCTCCTTGCCTTTTGATGATTTAGCCGCAACAATCTTCAGTAGAATTCGTGCGGAACTGACCAGCTTGGGGACTCCCATTGGTCCGTATGATTTGCAAATTGCTGCTATTGCCTTAGGGCATCAATTAACCCTGGTAACACATAATACTCGAGAGTTTGTCCGAGTGAAAGGGTTACAGATTGAAGATTGGGAAGAAGAGAGTCAATAG